CGGATCGCCGGGTCAGGGCGCCGAGCAGCCGCTGACCGGCCGGCGAGGCCCAGCGGGAGTACGGGTGGACCTCCACCCGGGCGATGGCCAGGCAGCTCAGGCTCAGCGTGAGAGGCAGTGCGAACCACAGGGCGACCAGGTGCCGTGGCATCTCCGACGGGGCCGGCGTCAGCAGCGCGACGGCGCCCAGCGCGACGACGGCCGCGACGGCCAGCCGGACCTGGCGGACCGCCGCCGCGATGCCGGACCGGGCGTTGTCGGGCATGGCGAGACCCGCGTCCACGAGCCGGTCGGCGAGGCTGCGCACCGCGTCCGCGCAGGCCGCGTCGGCGCGCACCGGCGCGATCCGGGACTGTCCCTCGGGCCCGATGGCACCGATGACGGTCCGCTCCATCTCGTCCCGCCCGCGCGGATCGACGACGGTCGCCCAGCCCGTGTGGGCGAGCAGCAGCCGGTGCTGACGGGCCATGGAGACGAGCGTCAGGTCCGCGACCCGCCGGGGGCCGCCGGACAGGAACGCGGCCTCGTACAGCGTCAGATCGTGTGCCCGGGCATGCGCGTCCGCGTCCGCCGCGTGTACGGCGGCCAGGCACAGCCGTGTACACGCGGTGCCGGTGGCGGCCCAGGCCAGCAGCAGAAGAAGAACCCAGAACATGCCGCGTTTCTATGCCAAAGGCTCCCGGAGGCGCCATGGCCTGTTCACAATCCGGACGGAGTGTTGTCGGTGTGTGACGTTCCGCTTGTCCGGAAGCGAGTCGCCTACGAGGGAAGCGGCGCCGGGCTGGAGGCGGCCGGGGGTAGGGAGAAGGGCGTCGCGTACGGCGACGGGGTGACTGGCACGACGGCGCCGGGGTCGGCCGTCGGGCCTGCCGGGGCCGGGGAGTTGAAGAGAGGCGGGGCGCTGTCACCGGCCAACTCCTGGGCCAGGGCGGCGAAGTCGACGTATCCGGTCGCCTCCAGGACCTTGATGTGGTCCAGCACCGTGGTGTTGGCGTCGTCGGCGAGGGCGCGGACCAGGGAGTTCTGGGTGCTCGCGCGGACCTGGGCGACGACCGAGAACACCCTGCCGTGCGCGAGGCGCAGGATGTTGGCGAACTGGCGGTCGTAGTCGACGCCCTGCGCCTGGTTCAGGGTGGCCAGCCACTGCTTCTGCTGGTCGTTGGGCTCGTTGGGCAGGGCGAGCCCGAGCTTCGACGCCACGTCACGCACGCGCGCGTCCAGGAAGGTGTGTCCCTCGACGAGATGCGCGCCGGCCGTCCGTACGGCCTGGGTCGTCCCCTTCTGTTCCGCCTGCTGACCCGCGGGCGCCTCCCACAGCCCCGCCAGCCGCACCTTCGTGACGAACTCCCGGTCCAGCGCGGAGAGCGGGCCGTACGGCGTCGTCACGGTCCCGGCGCTGAGCACGCTCAGGCCCGTGTCCGAGCGGTCGGCGTACGACCACATCGGGATGAGCAACGCCACGACGGTCGCCATCAGGCCGGTGATGATGATCCCGGTGCCGGTGAAGATGCCTCGCCCCTTGACGGGCGGTCGCGATCGCATGGTGCCTCCTGTTACGGCACCGCACGCCAGGAAGTCTCAGGTGCGGGATTGACATATTACTGCCGGGTCTATGTCAACTGCCGTACGGGAGCGAATGGTTGCATCAAGGATGAGATGGGGCGAATGGGTACGGGAAAAGGGGTGGCATTCATGGAGGAATGGGGGTGAAACGTGGAGGCGGGGTGGGCGGAGCGGTTGTGGTGTTATTCCCGGCACACTGCGGTGGGCGGCACACCGTCACCGCCGCAGCAGCACCCTCCGCGTGGCCCGGGTCAACCGCGCACCCGGCCGTGACCTCGGGACCGGCCCCGAACGCTCCAGCCACCACTCCCGCAGCTCCCGCCGCACCCCCGCATCCCCCGACCCGCCGCCCAGCATCAGGTGTTCGGCGAACTCCAACGCGTCCCGCCGGTACCCGTCCGCCATCGGGCGGCCCTGCGCATACGCCAGAAACGCCGGCCGATACCCCGCCCCGAGGATCACCGGCAGCTCGGGCGCGACCTTCGCCACCACATCCGCCCGCTTCCCCGCGAGCGCCCGCGCCTGCACCCCCAGCCGCACCCGGTCGAAGCCCTCAGGCCCGGGCGTCCCGGCGACGAGCGCGGACAGCAACGCGGTCTGGGCGAGGGCGAGCCGCTCACGGGCGGGTTCCGTCGGCACGCCCGACGGTCCCTCGGTGACGGCGGGGCGCCACGCACCGCCGGCCGCTGTGCCGCCCCCTTTCTCCACCGCCTCCCTGATCGCTCCCAACTCCCGCTCCAGTTCACCCGGTTCGGGAAAGTTCTCGTCGCGCTCCAGCAGTACCCCCGGCGGCGAGACCTTGGAGGAGAGGTCGGTGAGGATGTCGAGGACCGGGCGCGGGACCGGGTGGGCGTGGCTGTCGTGCCACACCCCGTCCCGCTCGAAGCCGCCCGCGACATGGACGTAGGCGATGGCCTCCAGCGGGAGTTCGGCGAGCGCCAGGGCCGGGTCCTCGCCGCGGTTGACGTGGTTGGTGTGCAGATTGGCCACGTCGATCAGCAGCCGTACCCCCGTCCGGTCCGCGAGGTCGTACAGGAACTGTCCCTCGGTCATCTCCTCGCCGGGCCATGCGATGAGCGCGGCGATGTTCTCGACGGCGAGCGGTACCGGCAGCGCGTCCTGCGCGATGCGGATGTTCTCGCAGAGGACGTCGAGGGCGTCCCGGGTGCGGGGGACGGGCAGCAGGTGTCCGGCCTCAAGACGTGGGGAGGCGGTGAGCGGGCCGCCCGCCCTGACGAACGCGATGTGCTCGGTGACCAGCGGCGAGCCCAGCGCCTCGGCACGCTCGGCCAGCGCGGTCAGCCGTCCGGCGTCGGGCCGTTCGGCGCCGCCGAGCCCGAGTGAGACGCCGTGCGGGACCACGGTCACCCCGCGCTCGCGCAGCCGCCGCAGCGACTCGGGGAGATGCCCGGGGCAGACGTTCTCGGCCACGGCCTCGACCCAGTCGATGCCCGGCATGCCCTCCACGGCGTCCGCGATCTCCGGCCGCCATCCGATGCCCGTTCCCAGTCGCTCCATGTCCGTCCCCTCCCCGTGCACTCCCGCATCCGCTCCGGTCGCCGCCGGCCCGGTGTGACGGAGGTATGGCCCCGGGCCCCGGGTGCGAACCGTGCCCGGGGGACGTTCAGAGCAACATTTGAGGTTCGGGCAGGGGGTGGCCGGTGACCTCACACGCCGGAGGGTTCACCGCAGCGCCGGATGGTCCGCCACGACCGTGGAGGAGTTGGGCGCGATCTCGGTGAAACCGGCGTCACGGACCAACGGCAGCCCGCTCGTGGTGAGTTCACCCCACCGACCGGCATCGGCGGTCCGTACGGCGAGCGGGAACCCGGCGTCGCGCCAGGCGGCCCGCTCCTCGTCCGACAGCTCCCACCAGGCGAGCTGGGCGCCGTGACCGGCCTGGGCCATCGCCTTGCCGGCCGACATGTCGAGGTCCGGGCTGAGCCACAGCACGGGTGCCGTCGGGTCCGCCGCCACGGGCGGCTCGGGATCGTCGAGGTCGGTGCCGGAGACCTGCAGCTTCGCCAGCTCCTTGGGCCAGCCGTCGAGCGGCACGGGCGGGAACACCCGCACCTCCGCGGACTTCCCCGTCACGGTGATCCCGGGCAGCGACTCGGCCCGCCGCCACTCGGCACCCCGGGCCCGCCGCACCACCTTGCGGATCCGGGCGTCCTGCCAGTCCCGCATGACCTCGGCCCACTCGCCGTCGCCGACGGAACGCTCGTCGCCGAGCATGACGAGCACTGCGCGGGCGGCGGTCTCCAGGGCGTCGGTGCGAGCGGGCGGTGCGTCCCGCTCGATCCGCACGACCAGCGGCAGCACGAACTGCGGTGCCTCGTCGCGGACGGTGCGCTCGGCACGAAAGGGGCTGTCACCAGGAGGTATCGAATCAGGGCTCACGCCGACCAACTCTAAGGGGCGCGGAGAGCCGCGGGACCGGCCCCGGAGGGCCCGCGGACCGCGTCAAGGCCGATCACCCCGAACACGCCGCCCGCTGAGCCTCCTGCCACTCGCACACCGGGCACAGGGTGATCCCCTTGTGGGACTCCGGATACTCCGTCGGCTTCTGGCACAGCACGCACTCCGCGTACGGCGGCCCTTCTGCGACCGGCGGCTTCGGCACGTCGCCGGTCGTGCAGTACTCCTCGCTCATACGTCCAGCCTAGGACCCGATCAGCTCGGACACCTTCACGAACCGGAAGCCCCGCTCACGCAGCTCCGGGACCACCGCCCGCACCACCCGCTCCGTCGTCGGTGCGGCGCTGCGCGTGCAGTGCATGACCACCACCGACCCCGGCCGCACCCCTTCCAGCACCTGCCGGGTCACCGCCTCCGCGTCCGTCGCGAACGCGTCCCCGCTCACCACGTCCCACTGGACGGCGGTCACGCCCACCGGGGTCAGCGCCCGCAGCGCCCGCCGGTCGTAGCAGCCGCCGGGAAAGCGGAAGTACGGCATCGCATTCGGCACCCCCGCAGCCCGGAACGCCGTGTACGCCCGCTCCACGTCCGCCCGCATCCGGTCACCGGACACCGTCGGCAGCCCGTAGCAGTCGTCGGTGAAGGCGTAGTGGCTGTACGAGTGGTTGGCGACCTCGAAGAGCGGATCCCGCCCGAGGGAACGGGCCTGGTCGGGGTACTCCTCGGCCCATCTGCCGGTCATGAACACGGTGGCCGGCACCTTCAGCGCCCGCAGCGCCGCGATCAGCCCCGGGTTGTCGAAGTGTTCGCCTGCCGCGGCCCGTGCCCCCTGACCTGCCGTCATGTCGGCGTCGAAGGTCAGCGCGACGGTCCTGCCGTGGGTACGGGACCCGTGGGTGAAGACGGGGGTCAGACCGCCGGGGCCGGGAGCGAGGGTGGCGGGCGCGGACGCGGACGGGGCGGTCGTGGTGGGGGCGGGGCGGACGGCTCGGGGGGCCTGTGGCGCCTGGGTGGCGCAGGCGGTGAGGGCGGCGCCCAGGGCGCAGACGGCGAGGGCACGGCGTACGGGAGTGATCACCGTATGAACGTATGGCGATATGCCTTATCTGCATGGCCGGCCCGGCCGTGACGTCACCCGCTCAGATGTCCCGTTGCTCCAGCGGCCGGGTCGCCGGGCCCTGGATCACCTTGCCGTCCGTGTCGAAGCGGGAGCCGTGGCACGGGCACTCCCAGGCGTCCTCGGCGCCGTTGAAGGCGACCAGACAGCCGAGGTGCGTGCAGCGCGGGGACACGGCGTGCAGGGCACCGGCGTCGTCGCGGTAGACCGCGAGACGGTCGCCGTCCACGCGGACCACCGCGCCCTCCCCGGGCGGGAGGGACTCCAGCGGGGGCGCGGGGCGCAGACGGTCGCCGACGAAGTGGCCGGCCACCTGTGCCTGGGCCTTGAGGAAGGACGGGGCCTCGCGGACCGTCGGGAGCAGACGGCGCGGGTCGTAGAGCTCGCTCCACGCGCACTCCTCGCCGGTGATCAGCGCCGTGAGGAGCCGGCCCGCCATGATCCCGCCGCTCATGCCCCAGCCGCCGAAACCGGTGGCGACGTAGGCGTGCCGGGCGCCCGGGTGCAGGGGGCCGACGAGCGGCACGGTGTCGGTGGGGTCGTTGTCCTGGGTGGCCCAGGCGTGGGTGAGGTCCACGTCGGGGAAGCGCCGCCGGGCCCAGGCGGAGAGGGTGTCGAAGCGGGTCCTTGTGTCGCCCGTGCCGGGTGTGAAGTGCTCGCCGGTGACGATGAGGAGGCGCCGGTCGGCGTTCCAGGGAGCCGTACGGACCGAGCGGGTGCCCTCCTCCGGTGTGATGTACATGCCGT
This is a stretch of genomic DNA from Streptomyces sp. NBC_00285. It encodes these proteins:
- a CDS encoding TIGR04222 domain-containing membrane protein, which translates into the protein MFWVLLLLLAWAATGTACTRLCLAAVHAADADAHARAHDLTLYEAAFLSGGPRRVADLTLVSMARQHRLLLAHTGWATVVDPRGRDEMERTVIGAIGPEGQSRIAPVRADAACADAVRSLADRLVDAGLAMPDNARSGIAAAVRQVRLAVAAVVALGAVALLTPAPSEMPRHLVALWFALPLTLSLSCLAIARVEVHPYSRWASPAGQRLLGALTRRSGGTDERTYLTSVAVRGISAVGEPDLRAAFGHRGHPREDHLGHHREQRRD
- a CDS encoding DUF4142 domain-containing protein, with translation MRSRPPVKGRGIFTGTGIIITGLMATVVALLIPMWSYADRSDTGLSVLSAGTVTTPYGPLSALDREFVTKVRLAGLWEAPAGQQAEQKGTTQAVRTAGAHLVEGHTFLDARVRDVASKLGLALPNEPNDQQKQWLATLNQAQGVDYDRQFANILRLAHGRVFSVVAQVRASTQNSLVRALADDANTTVLDHIKVLEATGYVDFAALAQELAGDSAPPLFNSPAPAGPTADPGAVVPVTPSPYATPFSLPPAASSPAPLPS
- a CDS encoding DUF692 domain-containing protein, whose protein sequence is MERLGTGIGWRPEIADAVEGMPGIDWVEAVAENVCPGHLPESLRRLRERGVTVVPHGVSLGLGGAERPDAGRLTALAERAEALGSPLVTEHIAFVRAGGPLTASPRLEAGHLLPVPRTRDALDVLCENIRIAQDALPVPLAVENIAALIAWPGEEMTEGQFLYDLADRTGVRLLIDVANLHTNHVNRGEDPALALAELPLEAIAYVHVAGGFERDGVWHDSHAHPVPRPVLDILTDLSSKVSPPGVLLERDENFPEPGELERELGAIREAVEKGGGTAAGGAWRPAVTEGPSGVPTEPARERLALAQTALLSALVAGTPGPEGFDRVRLGVQARALAGKRADVVAKVAPELPVILGAGYRPAFLAYAQGRPMADGYRRDALEFAEHLMLGGGSGDAGVRRELREWWLERSGPVPRSRPGARLTRATRRVLLRR
- a CDS encoding aminoacyl-tRNA hydrolase; the encoded protein is MSPDSIPPGDSPFRAERTVRDEAPQFVLPLVVRIERDAPPARTDALETAARAVLVMLGDERSVGDGEWAEVMRDWQDARIRKVVRRARGAEWRRAESLPGITVTGKSAEVRVFPPVPLDGWPKELAKLQVSGTDLDDPEPPVAADPTAPVLWLSPDLDMSAGKAMAQAGHGAQLAWWELSDEERAAWRDAGFPLAVRTADAGRWGELTTSGLPLVRDAGFTEIAPNSSTVVADHPALR
- a CDS encoding polysaccharide deacetylase family protein, with the translated sequence MITPVRRALAVCALGAALTACATQAPQAPRAVRPAPTTTAPSASAPATLAPGPGGLTPVFTHGSRTHGRTVALTFDADMTAGQGARAAAGEHFDNPGLIAALRALKVPATVFMTGRWAEEYPDQARSLGRDPLFEVANHSYSHYAFTDDCYGLPTVSGDRMRADVERAYTAFRAAGVPNAMPYFRFPGGCYDRRALRALTPVGVTAVQWDVVSGDAFATDAEAVTRQVLEGVRPGSVVVMHCTRSAAPTTERVVRAVVPELRERGFRFVKVSELIGS